The following nucleotide sequence is from Streptomyces sp. HUAS CB01.
CGTTCGCGGCGCCGGTGCCGCGCCCGACGTTCATCGGGGCGCGGGACTTCACACCGGTGAAGTGAGCTCGGGGCCGGTTCCGGGGGACGCTCCGGAACACGGCGTCGGAGCGCGGTGGCCCCACTCCGGTGGGGTCGCCGTGAGGTGCGGGCAGGGGGCCGGCCGCTGATGCGGCCGGCCCCTTCCCCGTGCCCGGACGCCGGTCAGCCGCCCAGCGCCGGGTAGTCGGTGTAGCCCTTGTCCCCGCCGCCGAAGAAGGTGGCGACGTCGGGGGTGTTGAACGGGCCGCCCGCCCTCAGCCGGGCCGGCAGGTCGGGGTTGGCGAGGAACAGCGCGCCGTACGACACGAGGTCGGCCACGCCGTCGTCGATCAGGTCCAGCGCACCGGGCCCGGTCGGTCCCTCGGTCGCCGCGTTGAGCACGAGGGTGCCGGAGTACTCCTTGCGCAGGGCGAGGGTGAGCTCCCGCAGCCCCGGCCCGCCCTCCAGGATGTGCAGGTACGCGAGGTCCAGCGCGTCCAGCTCCCGGACCAGCGCGGGGTAGGCCAGCTCGGCCTCCTCGAGGGGTTCGGCGATGTCGTTGTACGCGTTGGTGGGTGAGATCCGGATGGCGGTGCGCTCCGCACCGATCGCGGAGACGACGGCCTTGGTGACCTCCAGCGCGAAACGGGTGCGGGCCTCGGGGGAGCCGCCCCACTCGTCGTCGCGGAGATTGGTGTTGGGCGCCAGGAACTGGTGGATGAGGTAGCCGTTGGCGCCGTGCAGCTCGACGCCGTCGAAGCCCGCCTCGACCGCGTTGCGCGCGGCGGCGGCGAAGTCGCCGATGGTGGCGCGCACTTCGTCGGCGGTGAGTTCGCGCGGGGTGACCAGGTCCTGCGGGCCCTCGTGTGTGAACAGCTGTCCGGCGGCGGCCACCGGGGAGGCGCCG
It contains:
- a CDS encoding alkene reductase codes for the protein MTTAFDPIDLRGTPLANRIAMAPMTRSRAFGPGLTPTDSTVEYYAQRATAGLIITEGIQPSPVGQGYPDTPGLHSGEQVAAWRRVTDAVHAAGGRIFAQLMHAGRIGHPSLLPDGLVPVGASPVAAAGQLFTHEGPQDLVTPRELTADEVRATIGDFAAAARNAVEAGFDGVELHGANGYLIHQFLAPNTNLRDDEWGGSPEARTRFALEVTKAVVSAIGAERTAIRISPTNAYNDIAEPLEEAELAYPALVRELDALDLAYLHILEGGPGLRELTLALRKEYSGTLVLNAATEGPTGPGALDLIDDGVADLVSYGALFLANPDLPARLRAGGPFNTPDVATFFGGGDKGYTDYPALGG